A genomic region of Halococcus hamelinensis 100A6 contains the following coding sequences:
- a CDS encoding quinone-dependent dihydroorotate dehydrogenase encodes MTGYDALKPLLFRLPAESVHGAAKTVLGAVQHTPAERALDARYRVDDDRLRTVAFGLDFPNPVGMAAGFDKNAEIPRALAAFGFGHVEVGGVTAEPQGGNPRPRLFRLPDDRALVNRMGFNNHGADRIGERLAHARVDVPVGVNIGKSKSTPLDDAAADYVSSYERCSTGDYFVVNVSSPNTPGLRDLQNRAHLERILGTLREAGASPLLVKLSPDLTDDAVAEAVAVAEDEGLDGVIATNTTTERPASLRGAHRDEKGGLSGKPLDARATRTVAFVAERTDLPVVGVGGVSSAAGAYRKIRAGASLVQLYTGFVYEGPAIARDINRGLLEMLDRDGFECVADAVGADLD; translated from the coding sequence ATGACAGGCTACGACGCGCTGAAGCCGCTGTTGTTTCGTCTCCCGGCGGAGTCGGTCCACGGAGCCGCGAAGACGGTTCTCGGAGCCGTCCAACACACCCCGGCCGAGCGCGCGCTCGACGCACGATATCGGGTCGACGACGACCGGCTCCGAACGGTCGCGTTCGGCCTCGACTTCCCGAACCCCGTCGGGATGGCGGCTGGCTTCGACAAGAACGCCGAGATCCCGCGGGCGCTGGCGGCGTTCGGCTTCGGCCACGTCGAGGTCGGTGGCGTCACCGCCGAACCACAGGGCGGCAACCCGCGCCCGCGGCTGTTCCGGCTGCCGGACGACCGCGCGCTCGTCAACCGGATGGGGTTCAACAACCACGGGGCCGACCGGATCGGCGAGCGCCTCGCGCACGCACGCGTGGACGTTCCGGTTGGCGTCAACATCGGGAAGTCGAAGTCGACCCCGCTCGACGACGCGGCCGCCGATTACGTCTCCTCCTACGAGCGCTGTTCGACGGGTGACTACTTCGTGGTCAACGTATCGAGCCCGAACACGCCGGGGCTCCGCGACCTCCAGAACCGCGCACACCTCGAACGGATCCTCGGAACGCTCCGCGAGGCGGGCGCGAGCCCGCTGCTCGTCAAGCTCTCGCCAGACCTCACCGACGACGCGGTCGCCGAGGCCGTCGCCGTGGCCGAGGACGAGGGGCTCGACGGGGTCATCGCGACGAACACGACCACCGAACGGCCAGCATCACTCCGCGGGGCACACCGGGACGAAAAGGGTGGGCTGTCCGGGAAGCCGTTGGATGCACGCGCGACGCGTACGGTGGCGTTCGTCGCCGAGCGCACCGACCTCCCCGTCGTCGGGGTCGGCGGCGTATCGAGCGCGGCGGGTGCCTACCGGAAGATCCGGGCGGGCGCGTCGCTGGTGCAGCTCTATACGGGGTTCGTCTACGAGGGACCGGCCATCGCGCGCGACATCAACCGGGGACTCCTCGAAATGCTCGACCGCGACGGCTTCGAGTGCGTCGCGGACGCGGTCGGCGCGGACCTCGATTGA
- a CDS encoding endo alpha-1,4 polygalactosaminidase: MTVHPTATARLPTSRRAVLSALALSGAAGIGYALVRRATDGTDADSTGPLDGGWTPPPASADWQWQLSGPVNTGYDVALYDLDGFETPRSVLDSLAADGRYLMAYFSGGSYERWRPDAGDFPDSVLGNGLDGWPGERWLDVTRHDALEPIMRERARLARSKGFDAIEWDNIDVHANPNTGVSVSAADQIAYNRLLARIAHDHGLATVLKNDAGQVAALEPAFDGCLAEQAYEYDEVDAYAPFLDAGKWLGICEYRGPLDCADARRRGLHLIRKHPRLGPGRPVSCG; this comes from the coding sequence ATGACCGTCCACCCCACCGCGACCGCCCGACTACCGACGTCACGACGCGCCGTCCTCAGTGCGCTCGCGCTCTCCGGTGCGGCGGGGATCGGCTACGCGCTCGTTCGCCGCGCGACCGACGGGACCGACGCCGATTCGACCGGGCCCCTTGATGGTGGATGGACGCCGCCCCCGGCCAGCGCCGACTGGCAGTGGCAGCTCTCCGGTCCCGTGAACACCGGCTACGACGTCGCGCTCTACGACCTCGACGGGTTCGAGACACCCCGATCGGTCCTCGACTCGCTCGCCGCCGACGGACGCTACCTCATGGCGTACTTCTCGGGCGGGTCGTACGAGCGATGGCGGCCCGACGCGGGCGACTTTCCGGACTCGGTACTCGGCAACGGGCTCGACGGCTGGCCCGGCGAACGCTGGCTCGACGTGACCCGCCACGACGCCCTCGAACCAATCATGCGCGAGCGCGCACGGCTCGCGCGCTCGAAGGGGTTCGACGCCATCGAGTGGGACAACATCGACGTCCACGCCAACCCGAACACCGGGGTCTCGGTCTCCGCGGCGGACCAGATCGCGTACAACCGGCTGCTCGCGCGGATCGCCCACGACCACGGGCTCGCCACGGTTCTCAAGAACGACGCCGGACAGGTCGCGGCGCTCGAACCCGCCTTCGACGGCTGTCTCGCCGAACAGGCCTACGAGTACGATGAAGTCGACGCGTACGCGCCGTTCCTCGACGCGGGGAAGTGGCTCGGGATCTGTGAGTATCGGGGCCCGCTCGACTGTGCGGACGCGCGAAGGCGCGGGCTCCACCTCATCCGGAAACACCCACGGTTGGGTCCCGGTCGCCCCGTCTCGTGCGGATAG
- the pheT gene encoding phenylalanine--tRNA ligase subunit beta gives MPVVDVDPDELRRFTGHETEDDELLADLFELGLEFEGETEDGLFQLEFEADRLDRLSVEGVARSLRYQYGDDRGIYVPNTNAPDWTIEVDESVPDERPYVTGAVIRGVDLDEAGLDSLIQLQEKLHATMGRGRAKGAIGIHDLAMVKGRARIEGGENSITYRGVDPDGDSFVALDDDAERTPGEILTDHPTGETYADLLDDYVRYPAIYDDLGLFSFPPVINGRRTEVDTGSRELLVELTGTDQWTIDRMCAIICYALDARGATVERVTVEYPDGDLDRPDFEVTEKTVAHDRIERALGVALDEREVVDLLERSGLDAETDPTDDAVYTVSIPPYRTDVLHPVDVIDDIGRAYGFNALEPEYPDVSTVGGRHERSRHERAVRETLVGLGFEDLLNFHLIGEAENFDRMALDPSDDALGAADPARIAEPYSRDYEVVRTWALPSLLMVLENNTHRRYPQSLAEVGLVAHVDPEEETDLAEERHVAGVLARTDASFEDAKSRLSGLARAFDVDLETPATEHPSFIDGRAASVVLDGDHAGVVGELHPEVLVEHGLEVPVVGFEFRADALR, from the coding sequence ATGCCCGTCGTCGACGTCGACCCCGACGAACTCCGGCGGTTCACCGGTCACGAAACCGAGGACGACGAACTCCTCGCCGACCTCTTCGAGCTCGGCCTCGAGTTCGAAGGCGAGACCGAGGACGGCCTGTTCCAGCTCGAATTCGAGGCCGATCGGCTCGACAGACTCTCGGTCGAGGGCGTCGCGCGCTCGCTTCGCTACCAGTACGGCGACGACCGGGGGATCTACGTCCCGAACACCAACGCGCCCGACTGGACCATCGAGGTCGACGAGAGCGTCCCGGACGAGCGGCCCTACGTCACGGGCGCGGTGATCCGAGGGGTGGACCTCGACGAGGCAGGACTCGACTCGCTGATCCAGTTGCAGGAGAAACTCCACGCTACGATGGGCCGCGGGCGCGCAAAGGGGGCCATCGGGATCCACGACCTGGCGATGGTCAAGGGCCGGGCCCGGATCGAGGGCGGCGAGAACTCGATCACCTACCGCGGGGTCGACCCCGATGGCGATAGCTTCGTCGCGCTCGACGACGACGCCGAACGCACCCCCGGGGAGATCCTCACCGACCACCCGACCGGCGAGACCTACGCCGACCTCCTCGACGACTACGTGCGCTATCCCGCGATCTACGACGACCTCGGGCTGTTCTCGTTTCCTCCCGTCATCAACGGCCGGCGGACCGAGGTCGACACCGGGAGCCGTGAGCTCCTCGTCGAACTCACGGGAACCGACCAGTGGACCATCGACCGGATGTGCGCCATCATCTGCTATGCGCTCGACGCCCGCGGCGCGACGGTCGAGCGCGTGACCGTCGAGTACCCCGACGGCGACCTCGACCGGCCCGACTTCGAGGTGACCGAAAAGACCGTCGCACACGACCGGATCGAGCGCGCGCTCGGGGTCGCGCTCGACGAACGCGAGGTGGTGGACCTCCTCGAACGGTCGGGCCTCGACGCCGAGACCGACCCGACCGATGACGCGGTCTACACCGTCTCGATACCGCCCTACCGGACGGACGTGCTCCACCCCGTCGACGTGATCGACGACATCGGGCGGGCCTACGGCTTCAACGCCCTCGAACCGGAGTACCCCGACGTCAGCACGGTCGGGGGCCGCCACGAGCGCTCGCGCCACGAACGCGCGGTCCGCGAGACCCTCGTGGGGCTCGGTTTCGAGGACCTGTTGAACTTCCACCTCATCGGCGAGGCCGAGAACTTCGACCGGATGGCCCTCGACCCGTCGGACGACGCCCTCGGCGCGGCCGACCCCGCCCGGATCGCCGAGCCCTACAGCCGTGATTACGAGGTCGTCCGGACCTGGGCACTGCCCTCGCTGTTGATGGTGCTCGAAAACAACACCCACCGGCGCTACCCACAGTCCCTCGCCGAGGTCGGCCTCGTCGCCCACGTCGACCCCGAGGAAGAAACCGACCTCGCCGAGGAGCGCCACGTCGCCGGCGTCCTCGCCCGGACCGACGCCTCGTTCGAGGACGCCAAAAGTCGATTGTCGGGGCTCGCGCGCGCGTTCGACGTCGACCTCGAAACGCCCGCGACCGAGCACCCCTCGTTCATCGACGGGCGCGCCGCGAGCGTGGTGCTCGACGGCGATCACGCGGGTGTCGTCGGCGAACTCCACCCAGAAGTTCTCGTCGAGCACGGCCTCGAAGTTCCCGTCGTGGGCTTCGAGTTCCGGGCCGACGCGCTCCGATAG
- a CDS encoding non-histone chromosomal MC1 family protein, giving the protein MARDTDGKRNFALRDANGETSVFSGRTPRQAALKAARRLEPADGESNASRQDLRLREKGTHKVHIYEGWAWREDAPDDKPDWMPSTITEANVSKQGIEHLEEL; this is encoded by the coding sequence ATGGCACGTGATACGGATGGCAAGCGGAACTTCGCACTGCGCGACGCGAACGGCGAGACCAGCGTTTTCTCGGGACGAACCCCGCGTCAGGCTGCGCTGAAGGCCGCTCGACGGCTCGAACCGGCCGACGGCGAGTCGAACGCGAGCCGACAGGACCTCCGGCTTCGTGAGAAGGGGACCCACAAGGTCCACATCTACGAGGGGTGGGCCTGGCGCGAGGACGCCCCCGACGACAAGCCGGACTGGATGCCCTCGACGATCACCGAGGCGAACGTCTCGAAGCAGGGCATCGAACACCTAGAGGAACTGTAG
- the pheS gene encoding phenylalanine--tRNA ligase subunit alpha, giving the protein MKLPEAQLAVLEAASANEAQPIDEIATETGTNPTTATGAAFALEDEGLLDVIEHTRTTASLTDEGREYADAGLPETRLYEAADGIEGDAEMGPVIGASGLDGPAVDIALSNFARKEYGKIESGTIRIDPEADPDDDPEHAALAALADGESVPDEAVLDRLASRDLVQREETVVREVRLTDDGVTALMEGVEAADTVGQLTSDLLTTGEWRDVEFAEYNVEADAEQVDGGRIHPLRRTAERVKDVLVGMGFEEMDGPHADAEFWINDALFMPQDHPARTHWDQFTLADPPAIDDLPDDLVAGVKRAHLEGVDDGEGYHSPWAEDVARGLTLRGHTTSLSARYLSGEAVGDLEPPQRFFSVEKVYRNDTLDSTHLLEFFQIEGWVMAEDLSVRDLMGTFTEFYAQFGITDLQFKPTYNPYTEPSFELFGEHPTTGELVEIGNSGLFRPEMLDPLGVDCDVMAWGLALERLLMLTHGFEDIRDVHGTLVDLDFLRNAEVVY; this is encoded by the coding sequence ATGAAACTCCCCGAAGCACAGCTCGCGGTGCTCGAAGCCGCGAGCGCGAACGAGGCACAGCCGATCGACGAGATCGCGACCGAGACGGGCACGAACCCCACGACCGCCACCGGTGCGGCCTTCGCGCTCGAAGACGAGGGGCTCCTCGACGTCATCGAACACACCCGAACGACGGCGAGCCTCACCGACGAGGGCCGCGAGTACGCCGACGCTGGACTCCCCGAGACCCGGCTCTACGAGGCTGCCGACGGGATCGAGGGCGACGCCGAGATGGGGCCCGTCATCGGCGCGTCCGGACTCGACGGCCCGGCGGTCGACATCGCGCTCTCGAACTTCGCCCGGAAGGAGTATGGAAAAATCGAATCGGGAACCATCCGCATCGACCCCGAGGCCGACCCCGACGATGATCCCGAACACGCGGCGCTCGCCGCGCTCGCCGACGGCGAATCGGTCCCGGACGAGGCGGTCCTCGACCGCCTCGCGAGTCGGGACCTCGTCCAGCGCGAGGAGACGGTCGTGCGCGAGGTCCGACTCACCGACGACGGCGTGACGGCGCTGATGGAAGGCGTCGAGGCCGCCGACACCGTCGGCCAGCTCACCTCCGACCTCCTCACCACCGGCGAGTGGCGCGACGTCGAGTTCGCCGAGTACAACGTCGAAGCCGACGCCGAGCAGGTCGACGGCGGTCGGATCCACCCGCTCCGGCGGACCGCCGAACGCGTGAAGGACGTCCTCGTCGGTATGGGCTTCGAGGAGATGGACGGCCCGCACGCCGACGCGGAGTTCTGGATCAACGACGCGCTGTTCATGCCCCAGGACCACCCCGCGAGAACCCACTGGGACCAGTTCACGCTCGCGGACCCCCCGGCGATCGACGACCTGCCGGACGACCTGGTCGCGGGGGTCAAGCGTGCCCATCTGGAGGGCGTCGACGACGGCGAGGGCTATCACTCGCCGTGGGCCGAGGACGTCGCGCGCGGCCTCACACTGCGTGGACACACCACCTCGCTGTCGGCGCGCTACCTCTCGGGCGAGGCGGTCGGCGACCTCGAACCGCCACAGCGGTTCTTCAGCGTCGAGAAGGTCTACCGCAACGACACCCTCGATTCGACCCATCTCCTCGAGTTCTTCCAGATCGAGGGCTGGGTGATGGCCGAGGACCTCTCGGTACGCGACCTGATGGGCACCTTCACCGAGTTCTACGCGCAGTTCGGGATCACCGACCTCCAGTTCAAACCCACCTACAACCCCTACACCGAGCCGAGTTTCGAACTCTTCGGCGAACATCCGACGACTGGGGAACTCGTCGAGATCGGTAACTCCGGGCTCTTCAGACCCGAGATGCTCGATCCCCTTGGTGTGGACTGTGACGTGATGGCGTGGGGGCTCGCGCTCGAACGCCTCCTCATGCTCACCCACGGCTTCGAGGACATTCGTGACGTCCACGGCACGCTCGTGGATCTCGACTTCCTCCGGAACGCGGAGGTGGTCTACTGA